The sequence CAGCAGCTGGCTATTCTCAAGCGAATCGCTAAGGATTTGCACCTGCCGGGCCGCATTGTTGGCTGCCCCACCGTGCGAGAGGCCAGCGGTTTAGCCCTGAGTTCGCGCAATGCCTACCTGAGCGATGCCGAGTGCCAGCAGGCGGCGACCCTTTACCGGGGGCTGATGGCAGCCCAGACGCAGTTCAAAGCCGGAGTGCACTCCAGCCAGGCGTTGATTGCCGCCGTGCAGCAAGAACTGGCTCAGACGCCTGCCCTTAAACCGCAGTACGTCGAAGTGGTACACCCCGAAACCCTGCATCCCCTAGAGCGCATCGACACCCTAGGAATGTTGGCGGTAGCCGCCCACCTGGGCAACACTCGACTGATCGACAATATTTTGCTGCGCGATCGCCAGCCGATTGTGGCCATTGACGGCCCGGCGGGGGCGGGTAAGTCGACGGTGGCTCGCCAGGTGGCCCAGCGACTCAATTTGCTCTACCTCGATAGCGGTGCCATGTACCGGGCGGTGACCTGGCTGGCTCTCGATCGGGGGGTCGATGTGCATGACGAGGTGCAGGTCGCCGAGCTGGTGCAAGACTGTGACCTGCACCTCACGGCCTCGGGGGATGACCCGGCCTTTGCCGCCTACCCTAGCCGCATCTGGCTCAATGGCCAGGAGGTAACCCAGCTGATTCGCAGTGCGCAGGTCACCGAGCAGGTGTCGCTGGTGTCGGCCCAGCCCACGGTGCGCGAAACCCTGCTGCACCAGCAGCAGCAGTATGGGGTGACGGGCGGGGTCGTGATGGAAGGGCGCGACATTGGCACCGAGGTATTTCCCCAGGCCGAGCTGAAGGTGTTTCTCACCGCCTCGGTCGAAGAACGGGCCCGTCGTCGCCAGCGCGATCTGGCCGCCCAGCAGCAGCCGATGGTCGATCTAGTCGATCTAGAGCGGGCTATCGACGATCGCGATCGCAAAGACAGTAGCCGCCGGGTGTCGCCCCTGCGCCAGGCCGACGACGCGATCGCCCTCAATACCGATGGCTTGACGATCGAAGCTGTCGTAGAAAAAATTGTGGCGTTGTATCAAGAAAGAGTAATGATGAATTGACTCGGTCAACTCTTTAGCCCCCTTTGATGTCTATGGCAATTACCGGCACCACGCAACTGCTTGGCGTTATCGGCGACCCGGTGACCCATTCGCTCTCACCTGTGATGCACAACGCGGCCCTGGCAGAGTTGGGGGTCGATTACGTCTATGTGGCCTTTCCGGTGGTGGCAGAGGGGTTAGAGGCAGCGATCGCAGGCTTTGCCGCGACGGGGGTACAGGGGTTTAGCATCACCATTCCCCACAAGCAGTCGATTATGCCCCT is a genomic window of Nodosilinea sp. E11 containing:
- a CDS encoding bifunctional pantoate--beta-alanine ligase/(d)CMP kinase, producing the protein MRVLKTVEGLRRYLAQERTVAREGEDAPAVGLVPTMGNLHQGHLSLIERSRRENTVTVVSIFVNPLQFGPQEDLARYPHTPELDLHLCEQAGVDAVFMPTAASLYGRPAPLAADLAQVTPPKDMVAVLCGPHRPGHFEGVATVVTKLLNLVAPDRAYFGYKDAQQLAILKRIAKDLHLPGRIVGCPTVREASGLALSSRNAYLSDAECQQAATLYRGLMAAQTQFKAGVHSSQALIAAVQQELAQTPALKPQYVEVVHPETLHPLERIDTLGMLAVAAHLGNTRLIDNILLRDRQPIVAIDGPAGAGKSTVARQVAQRLNLLYLDSGAMYRAVTWLALDRGVDVHDEVQVAELVQDCDLHLTASGDDPAFAAYPSRIWLNGQEVTQLIRSAQVTEQVSLVSAQPTVRETLLHQQQQYGVTGGVVMEGRDIGTEVFPQAELKVFLTASVEERARRRQRDLAAQQQPMVDLVDLERAIDDRDRKDSSRRVSPLRQADDAIALNTDGLTIEAVVEKIVALYQERVMMN